In the genome of Leeuwenhoekiella sp. MAR_2009_132, one region contains:
- a CDS encoding RNA polymerase sigma factor — protein MELDQELLDRKIKEAKSGSQSAYNYLLNAHWHYVYAFQLKRTQDDFKAEEITIQTFSKAFNQLSTYDSKYKFSTWLITISKNLHIDLLRKESSEHKRVHKEFKLNSVVDKNPTAEDSLITEQNLSELLAHIKKLKPHYQEVINLRYFQEMSYKEMAKTLEEPLSNVKVKLLRARRLLSDLIEKKSNFK, from the coding sequence TTGGAACTAGACCAGGAACTCTTAGACCGTAAAATTAAAGAAGCCAAATCTGGCAGTCAAAGCGCCTATAATTACTTACTTAATGCGCACTGGCACTACGTATACGCTTTTCAGCTAAAACGTACTCAAGATGATTTTAAAGCCGAAGAAATAACTATACAGACATTTTCTAAAGCCTTTAATCAGCTAAGCACCTACGATAGTAAATATAAATTTAGCACCTGGCTCATTACGATTTCTAAAAATCTTCATATAGATCTGCTGCGTAAAGAAAGCAGCGAGCATAAACGTGTACATAAAGAATTTAAACTTAATAGTGTCGTCGATAAAAATCCTACTGCAGAAGACTCTCTTATTACAGAGCAGAATCTTTCAGAGCTATTAGCACACATCAAAAAGTTAAAACCCCATTATCAAGAGGTGATCAATTTGAGATACTTTCAAGAAATGAGCTACAAAGAAATGGCTAAAACACTTGAAGAACCCTTAAGCAATGTAAAAGTTAAGCTCCTACGTGCACGCCGATTACTTTCAGACTTAATTGAGAAAAAATCAAATTTTAAATGA
- a CDS encoding Lrp/AsnC family transcriptional regulator codes for MHIDSTNWKILQTLQKNARISNSALGRAVGITSPAVAERIRKMEDAGILVGYKAEISHFESGHQLKAIITLRAFMGRLKPFLEKVHEFSEVLNCYRITGNENILLEVVLFDQFHLEEFIDKLITYGETKTHIVLSTVIENAPIRTRREDRKKS; via the coding sequence ATGCATATAGATTCAACCAACTGGAAAATTTTACAAACACTGCAGAAAAATGCACGTATTAGCAACAGTGCTTTAGGGCGTGCGGTAGGAATTACATCACCTGCTGTTGCAGAGCGAATACGTAAAATGGAAGATGCAGGTATATTAGTAGGTTATAAAGCCGAAATATCTCATTTTGAATCAGGTCATCAGTTAAAAGCCATAATCACGCTACGCGCTTTCATGGGACGTCTTAAACCCTTTTTAGAGAAAGTGCATGAGTTTAGCGAAGTGCTCAATTGCTATCGCATTACCGGTAACGAGAATATTTTATTAGAAGTAGTACTCTTTGATCAATTTCATCTTGAAGAATTCATAGATAAGCTCATAACTTATGGGGAGACTAAAACCCATATTGTGCTTTCTACAGTAATTGAAAACGCGCCCATACGTACGCGCAGAGAAGACCGAAAAAAGAGTTGA
- a CDS encoding Nramp family divalent metal transporter, which produces MKNLLRQLGPGLLFAGAAIGVSHLVQSTRSGADYGFGLVWALVLIHIIKYPFFQYGPRYAAATGTSLLDGYRKLGKIVLIFYFIINLLTMFTIQTAVTIVTAGIATYIFGIDWDITTWSLIITTICATLLLLGKYSFLDNLMKVIVITLTISTLIAVSIAGFEPHQQVAFTQVLPTDAAGIAFLIAFMGWMPAPLDISIWHSLWSLEKAKEGTLTRKSAVFDFNIGFLGTIIVGTCFVGLGALVMHNSGIEFSGSGVLFAKQLIDMYTGSLGNWAFFLIGIAALTTMFSTTLTTLDASPRAMSRTLELISDKTIKGSYTTWLLILILGTSCILFFLTSEMGKLVEIATILSFLTAPFFAIANFFVMNSKAVPQKDRPGKLLNVFSIVSIILLIAFSIWYLSTL; this is translated from the coding sequence ATGAAAAATCTTCTCAGACAATTGGGTCCAGGTCTCTTGTTTGCGGGTGCAGCAATTGGGGTCTCCCATCTGGTACAATCCACGCGATCTGGTGCTGATTACGGTTTTGGTCTGGTATGGGCTTTGGTTCTTATACATATTATAAAATACCCGTTTTTTCAGTATGGCCCACGATATGCCGCAGCGACGGGCACAAGTTTATTAGACGGCTATCGTAAGCTTGGTAAGATTGTTTTAATCTTCTATTTTATAATTAATTTGCTTACCATGTTTACTATTCAAACCGCTGTAACTATCGTTACTGCCGGTATTGCGACCTATATTTTTGGCATAGATTGGGATATTACCACCTGGAGTCTAATAATAACCACTATTTGCGCAACACTTCTCTTACTGGGTAAATACAGTTTTCTAGATAATTTGATGAAAGTTATCGTAATCACATTAACTATTAGCACATTAATCGCCGTTTCAATTGCAGGGTTTGAACCGCATCAGCAAGTGGCATTTACTCAAGTATTACCTACAGATGCAGCAGGCATTGCTTTTCTTATAGCTTTTATGGGCTGGATGCCCGCACCACTAGATATCTCAATCTGGCATTCGCTCTGGTCATTAGAGAAAGCCAAAGAAGGAACACTTACCAGAAAATCTGCTGTTTTTGATTTTAATATTGGTTTTCTGGGTACGATAATCGTTGGGACGTGTTTTGTAGGTTTGGGAGCTCTTGTGATGCACAATAGTGGCATAGAATTTAGTGGAAGTGGCGTCCTGTTTGCTAAGCAACTCATAGATATGTATACCGGTAGTCTGGGTAATTGGGCATTTTTTCTAATAGGTATCGCAGCACTCACCACAATGTTTAGCACCACGCTCACCACATTAGACGCTTCACCTAGAGCCATGTCGAGAACCTTAGAATTAATAAGCGATAAAACGATTAAAGGAAGTTATACCACCTGGCTTTTAATTCTCATATTAGGAACCAGCTGCATCTTATTCTTTCTTACCAGTGAGATGGGTAAGCTGGTTGAAATAGCTACTATACTTTCGTTTTTAACCGCTCCGTTTTTTGCTATTGCTAACTTCTTTGTGATGAATAGTAAAGCAGTTCCTCAAAAAGACAGACCTGGTAAACTTTTAAATGTATTTAGTATCGTAAGTATTATTTTATTAATTGCGTTCAGCATCTGGTATTTGAGCACTTTATAA
- a CDS encoding methylmalonyl-CoA mutase family protein: MKQITPYKPNHKVRIVTAASLFDGHDAAINIMRRIIQTTGVEVIHLGHDRSVEEVVNTAIQEDAHAIALTSYQGGHNEYFKYMYDLLCEKGAGHIKIFGGGGGVILPEEIEELMNYGVTRIYAPDDGREMGLQGMINDLVMQSDYALGDSLNGEFDKLSAQNDTAIARIISAAENYPEVAKPTLDLIHEKNKESKTPVLGITGTGGSGKSSLVDELVRRFLVDFPEKTIGIISVDPSKRKTGGALLGDRIRMNAINSPRVYMRSLATRQSNLALSKHVQEAVEVLKAAEYDLIILETSGIGQSDTEILDHSSVSLYVMTPEFGAATQLEKIDMLDFADLVAINKFDKRGALDALRDVKKQYMRNHQLWETHQDDLPVFGTIASQFNDPGMNQLYKSIMDELVAKTETELRSSFEITDEMSEKIFVIPPARTRYLSEIAESNRAYDKTAIDQAEVAQKLYGIFKTLDTVTGVTPQLDKAGLVLDDSGTDSDLAKLLLAEFDKVKMDLDPYNWEVITGWADKVNKYKEPIYSFKVRDKEIKIETHSKSLSHSDIPKIALPKYQAWGDILRWVLQENVPGEFPYTAGLYPFKRTGEDPTRMFAGEGGPERTNRRFHYVSMGLPAKRLSTAFDSVTLYGNDPDHRPDIYGKIGNAGVSICCLDDAKKLYSGFDLSNAMTSVSMTINGPAPMLLGFFMNAAIDQSCEKYIKEHDLEDEVEKTIAAIYLKNGLDRPVYHGELPEGNNGLGLMLLGVTGDQVLPKEVYEKLKAETIQQVRGTVQADILKEDQAQNTCIFSTEFALRLMGDVQEYFIENQIRNFYSVSISGYHIAEAGANPITQLAFTLANGFTYVEYYLSRGMDINKFGPNLSFFFSNGVDPEYAVIGRVARKIWSKALKYKYGANSRAQMLKYHIQTSGRSLHAQEIDFNDIRTTLQALYAIYDNCNSLHTNAYDEAITTPTEESVRRAMAIQLIINKELGLTKNENPIQGAFIIEELTDLVEAAVLQEFDRITERGGVLGAMETMYQRSKIQEESLYYETLKHNGEFPIIGVNTFLSSKGSPTVKPMEVIRATEEEKQAQIATLTNLHKAYENDAEAILKSVQEAAIQNENMFERLMEATKICSLGQITNALFEVGGQYRRNM, translated from the coding sequence ATGAAACAAATAACACCATATAAGCCTAATCATAAAGTACGTATTGTAACAGCAGCTTCGCTCTTTGATGGGCATGATGCGGCTATAAATATAATGCGTCGCATCATACAAACTACCGGAGTTGAGGTAATACACCTGGGGCACGATCGTAGTGTTGAAGAGGTTGTAAATACCGCTATACAAGAAGATGCACACGCGATTGCACTTACTTCTTATCAAGGAGGGCATAATGAGTATTTTAAATACATGTATGATTTGCTTTGCGAAAAAGGTGCAGGGCATATTAAAATATTTGGCGGCGGCGGCGGCGTAATTCTGCCGGAAGAGATTGAAGAATTAATGAATTATGGGGTAACCCGTATTTACGCTCCAGATGATGGTCGTGAAATGGGATTACAGGGTATGATTAATGATCTGGTAATGCAGTCAGATTATGCGCTGGGAGATTCTTTAAATGGAGAGTTTGATAAGTTGAGTGCTCAAAACGACACGGCTATTGCCCGTATTATCTCTGCTGCAGAAAACTATCCTGAGGTTGCGAAGCCAACACTTGATTTAATTCATGAAAAAAACAAAGAATCAAAAACACCGGTTTTAGGAATTACAGGAACAGGTGGTTCTGGTAAATCATCGTTAGTAGATGAGCTAGTACGCAGGTTTCTGGTAGATTTCCCAGAGAAAACTATAGGTATAATATCAGTAGATCCTTCAAAACGAAAAACCGGAGGAGCACTTTTAGGAGACCGTATACGTATGAACGCTATTAATTCTCCTCGTGTTTATATGCGTTCGTTAGCTACGCGTCAAAGCAATCTGGCACTTTCTAAACACGTACAGGAAGCTGTTGAGGTTTTAAAGGCGGCTGAGTACGATTTAATTATTTTAGAAACCAGCGGAATAGGGCAAAGCGATACCGAAATTTTAGACCATAGCTCGGTTTCTTTATACGTAATGACACCCGAGTTTGGAGCTGCAACACAGCTTGAAAAAATTGACATGCTTGATTTTGCAGATCTGGTTGCCATAAATAAATTTGACAAACGGGGAGCACTTGATGCGCTGCGTGATGTTAAAAAACAATATATGCGTAATCATCAATTGTGGGAAACCCATCAAGATGACTTACCTGTTTTTGGAACCATAGCATCCCAGTTTAATGATCCGGGAATGAACCAACTTTATAAATCTATAATGGATGAGTTGGTAGCTAAGACTGAAACAGAGTTAAGAAGTAGTTTTGAGATTACAGACGAAATGTCTGAAAAGATATTTGTAATTCCACCGGCGCGTACACGCTATTTATCTGAGATTGCAGAAAGTAATCGTGCATATGATAAAACAGCAATAGATCAAGCAGAGGTTGCTCAAAAGTTATATGGTATTTTTAAAACCTTAGATACGGTTACCGGTGTGACTCCGCAGTTAGATAAAGCAGGTTTAGTTTTAGATGATAGCGGTACAGATTCAGATTTAGCAAAGCTTCTTTTAGCAGAGTTTGATAAGGTAAAAATGGATCTTGACCCGTATAATTGGGAAGTAATCACTGGCTGGGCAGACAAAGTAAATAAGTACAAAGAGCCTATTTATAGTTTCAAAGTACGCGATAAAGAAATTAAGATTGAGACACATTCAAAATCGTTGTCTCATTCTGACATCCCAAAAATAGCATTACCCAAGTATCAAGCCTGGGGAGATATTTTAAGATGGGTCCTACAAGAAAATGTACCAGGTGAATTTCCTTATACGGCTGGCTTGTATCCTTTTAAGCGTACAGGAGAAGATCCTACGCGAATGTTTGCAGGCGAAGGTGGTCCTGAACGGACTAATCGTCGTTTTCATTATGTAAGTATGGGATTGCCTGCAAAAAGGCTTTCGACTGCTTTTGACAGTGTGACACTTTATGGCAATGACCCCGATCACCGTCCTGATATTTATGGGAAAATAGGGAATGCAGGCGTTTCTATCTGCTGTCTTGATGATGCTAAAAAACTGTATTCTGGTTTTGATTTGTCAAACGCAATGACTTCAGTGAGTATGACGATAAATGGTCCCGCACCTATGTTGCTGGGCTTTTTTATGAATGCAGCGATAGATCAAAGTTGTGAAAAATATATAAAGGAGCATGATCTAGAAGATGAGGTAGAAAAAACTATTGCGGCTATTTATCTGAAGAATGGTCTAGATCGTCCTGTGTATCACGGCGAACTTCCTGAAGGAAATAATGGTTTAGGGTTGATGCTTCTGGGAGTAACAGGAGATCAGGTATTGCCTAAGGAGGTTTATGAAAAATTAAAAGCAGAAACGATTCAGCAGGTGCGTGGTACTGTACAGGCAGATATATTGAAGGAAGATCAGGCGCAAAACACTTGTATTTTTTCTACGGAATTTGCATTGCGTTTAATGGGTGATGTGCAGGAATATTTTATTGAAAATCAGATACGTAATTTCTATTCGGTTTCTATTTCTGGATACCATATTGCTGAAGCAGGAGCAAACCCTATTACACAATTAGCTTTTACCCTTGCTAATGGGTTTACCTATGTAGAGTATTATCTAAGCAGAGGTATGGATATCAATAAATTTGGTCCTAACCTATCTTTTTTCTTTAGTAACGGTGTTGATCCTGAATATGCGGTTATAGGTCGTGTAGCTCGTAAAATCTGGTCAAAAGCCTTAAAATATAAATATGGAGCGAATTCAAGAGCGCAAATGCTGAAGTACCACATTCAAACTTCAGGTCGCTCGTTGCATGCGCAGGAAATAGATTTTAATGATATACGTACCACACTTCAGGCTTTGTATGCGATTTATGATAATTGTAATTCACTGCATACAAATGCCTACGATGAGGCGATTACTACACCTACCGAAGAAAGTGTGCGTCGGGCAATGGCAATTCAGCTAATAATCAATAAAGAATTAGGTCTTACTAAAAATGAAAATCCTATTCAGGGAGCGTTTATTATTGAAGAATTGACTGATCTGGTTGAAGCAGCTGTTTTGCAGGAATTTGATCGTATTACAGAACGTGGCGGAGTATTAGGCGCTATGGAAACAATGTATCAGCGAAGTAAAATACAAGAAGAGAGTTTGTATTACGAAACGCTTAAACACAATGGTGAATTTCCGATTATAGGTGTAAATACATTTTTAAGTAGTAAAGGTTCGCCTACTGTAAAACCTATGGAAGTAATACGCGCTACCGAAGAAGAAAAGCAAGCACAGATTGCAACACTTACTAATCTGCATAAAGCTTATGAGAATGATGCAGAAGCGATTTTAAAAAGCGTTCAGGAGGCAGCAATTCAAAATGAAAATATGTTTGAAAGGCTGATGGAAGCTACTAAAATCTGTTCATTAGGGCAGATTACAAATGCTCTTTTTGAAGTAGGCGGGCAGTATAGAAGAAATATGTAA
- a CDS encoding fasciclin domain-containing protein has product MKFNKSLVFMLLMGFVIAFSSCEDGKKKDQIKLEEQEAEMAKAESDAKEAEMKEAQANEEKMKEEARTNSIAGKAMASRDLDTLVIALKAAGLADMLLAEGDYTVFAPTDYAFSELKKGTLEDLVKPENKEMLIGVLQYHVVAGKMRSEDLGKAIDAGNGKAELTTVKGDKLTIMRDGDQIVIKDGKGKKAQIVLGNIDASNGVIHEVSKVLMSK; this is encoded by the coding sequence ATGAAATTTAATAAATCCCTTGTATTTATGTTACTTATGGGCTTTGTAATAGCATTTAGCTCTTGTGAAGACGGTAAGAAAAAAGATCAAATTAAGCTTGAAGAGCAGGAGGCAGAAATGGCCAAAGCCGAAAGTGATGCAAAAGAAGCTGAGATGAAAGAAGCTCAAGCTAATGAAGAGAAAATGAAGGAAGAAGCCAGAACTAACAGTATTGCGGGTAAAGCTATGGCATCAAGAGATCTTGATACGTTAGTAATAGCCCTTAAAGCTGCTGGTCTTGCTGATATGTTATTAGCTGAAGGTGATTACACGGTTTTTGCGCCAACAGATTACGCATTTTCTGAATTGAAAAAAGGAACTTTAGAAGACCTAGTAAAACCTGAAAATAAAGAAATGCTTATAGGTGTTTTACAATACCACGTAGTTGCAGGTAAAATGAGATCTGAAGATTTAGGTAAAGCTATTGATGCTGGTAACGGTAAAGCAGAGCTTACCACTGTAAAAGGAGATAAACTTACTATTATGCGTGATGGTGATCAGATTGTAATTAAAGACGGTAAGGGTAAAAAAGCTCAAATTGTTTTAGGAAATATTGATGCTTCTAACGGGGTTATACATGAGGTTAGTAAAGTATTGATGTCTAAATAA
- the murB gene encoding UDP-N-acetylmuramate dehydrogenase: MKITPNVSLKNYNTFGIDAIANSFVSVTTIAELKEALSTKAVDRKFILGGGSNMLLKNDVSALVIQIGLKGIATIKENEEHIWLEVAAGENWHDFVMYCVNHNYGGVENLALIPGNTGTSPVQNIGAYGVELKDVFDSCTALNRSTLESKTFTHSECKFGYRESIFKSEAKDIFVITSVVFKLTKTNHLLHTEYGAIQEILEKQNITEPGIKDIAEAVINIRSSKLPDPNVLGNSGSFFKNPVIDIAEFKAIQRIYPEMPFYPVSESLIKVPAGWLIEKAGFKGKRYGDAGVHTKQALVLVNYGEASGDDIWSLALKIQKEVRDLFNIVIEPEVNIIE; encoded by the coding sequence ATGAAAATTACGCCAAACGTTTCTCTTAAAAATTACAATACATTTGGTATAGATGCTATAGCCAATTCTTTTGTTTCAGTAACTACAATTGCCGAATTAAAAGAAGCCTTAAGCACAAAGGCTGTTGATCGTAAATTTATCCTGGGTGGCGGGAGTAATATGCTGCTTAAGAATGATGTTTCGGCATTGGTGATTCAAATAGGATTAAAAGGAATTGCTACAATAAAAGAAAATGAGGAGCACATTTGGCTCGAAGTTGCTGCCGGTGAGAATTGGCACGACTTTGTGATGTATTGCGTTAATCATAATTATGGAGGAGTAGAAAACCTCGCACTAATTCCAGGAAATACCGGCACCTCTCCTGTTCAGAATATTGGGGCTTATGGTGTAGAATTAAAAGATGTTTTTGATTCCTGTACGGCATTAAATCGCAGTACACTAGAATCTAAAACGTTTACACATTCTGAGTGCAAATTTGGTTACAGAGAATCTATTTTTAAAAGTGAGGCTAAAGACATTTTTGTAATCACATCGGTGGTCTTTAAACTTACTAAAACAAACCATTTGCTGCATACCGAGTATGGAGCTATACAAGAGATTCTTGAGAAGCAAAACATTACAGAGCCCGGCATTAAAGATATTGCCGAAGCTGTAATTAATATACGTTCTTCAAAATTACCAGACCCTAACGTTTTAGGTAATAGCGGAAGTTTTTTTAAAAACCCTGTGATTGATATCGCTGAATTTAAAGCAATACAACGTATTTATCCCGAAATGCCATTTTACCCAGTATCTGAGTCTTTAATAAAAGTACCCGCCGGCTGGCTTATAGAAAAAGCCGGATTTAAAGGAAAACGTTACGGGGATGCCGGTGTACACACAAAACAAGCATTGGTACTTGTAAATTATGGGGAAGCGAGTGGTGATGATATCTGGAGTTTAGCCCTAAAAATTCAGAAAGAAGTTCGGGATCTTTTCAATATCGTTATAGAGCCTGAGGTAAATATTATAGAATAA
- a CDS encoding glycosyltransferase has product MLQLPLISELLLVLYVATVLVNCLYYLYFLKFGYTKGVFINHPIQNEGVSIIVCAKNEAQNIDSLLQSLINQHYPLFEIILVNDHSTDATLALMRQYSGLHNSIKVIDLKSETGKKAGITQAIAKASFEKLLFTDADCIPNSPYWITLMTENLNDTKTFVLGYSGYRFYKKSWLNKLIRFETLLTAMQYFSYATHNNAYMGVGRNLSYSKKTFNTGNGFEKHLHLKAGDDDLFVNQNATATNVATCFIPESFTYSEPKKTWKEWFIQKRRHTNVAKEYKMKHQIQLGLFYVSQFLFFILFFALLILKQFFTLVCVLALLRIILVWFVTSKTAIKLKENKLIPVIPILEPFLISLQMLIFISNTLVKPRRWN; this is encoded by the coding sequence GTGCTACAATTACCTTTAATAAGTGAGCTTCTTTTGGTTTTATATGTAGCCACTGTTCTAGTTAATTGCTTATATTATCTCTACTTTTTAAAATTCGGCTATACCAAAGGTGTTTTTATAAATCATCCTATTCAAAATGAAGGAGTTTCCATTATAGTTTGTGCAAAAAATGAAGCTCAAAATATAGACTCACTTTTACAGTCTCTTATAAATCAACATTATCCTCTTTTTGAAATTATACTGGTCAACGACCATTCTACAGATGCTACTTTAGCATTGATGCGGCAATACTCAGGTTTGCACAATTCTATAAAAGTTATCGACTTAAAGTCGGAAACAGGAAAAAAAGCAGGAATTACACAAGCAATAGCCAAGGCATCTTTTGAAAAACTTTTGTTTACTGATGCAGATTGCATACCTAACAGCCCGTACTGGATCACTTTAATGACTGAAAATTTAAATGACACCAAGACATTTGTTTTGGGTTATAGTGGTTATAGATTCTATAAAAAATCATGGCTTAATAAACTTATTCGTTTTGAAACGCTTTTAACTGCGATGCAATATTTTAGTTATGCCACCCACAATAATGCCTATATGGGCGTAGGTCGCAATTTGAGCTACTCTAAAAAAACATTTAATACAGGAAACGGATTTGAAAAGCATCTACATCTAAAGGCCGGCGATGATGATTTATTTGTGAATCAAAATGCCACAGCCACCAATGTAGCTACATGTTTTATTCCGGAATCATTCACCTATTCAGAGCCTAAAAAAACCTGGAAAGAATGGTTTATACAAAAACGCAGACATACCAATGTCGCAAAAGAATATAAAATGAAACATCAAATCCAATTGGGTTTATTTTATGTCTCTCAGTTTTTATTTTTTATACTATTCTTCGCACTCTTAATCCTAAAACAATTTTTTACACTAGTTTGCGTTTTAGCACTTTTACGTATTATTTTAGTTTGGTTTGTCACATCAAAAACAGCCATTAAATTAAAAGAAAATAAACTCATTCCGGTAATCCCTATCCTGGAGCCATTTTTAATAAGCCTTCAAATGCTTATCTTTATTTCAAATACATTGGTAAAACCCCGCCGTTGGAACTAG
- a CDS encoding pyridoxal phosphate-dependent aminotransferase, which produces MPKISHKGLSMPESPIRKLVPFAEAAEARGVTIHQLNIGQPDIKTPQAALNAVKEADIEVLSYSHSAGFLSYREKLAAYYGKQGIDVTASDIIISTGGSEALMFAMGSVTDPGDEIIIPEPFYANYNGFATASGVTVKPVISSFESGFALPPISEFEKQITAKTKAIVICNPGNPTGYLYSQDELDQLSELVKKHDLFLIADEVYREFAYDGLKHHSVLNQRTIDEHTIMIDSVSKRFSMCGARIGCIVSRNKTLMATAMKFAQARLSPPTLAQIASEAALDTPQSYFDEVISEYVDRRNTLVSGLEAIPGVRVANPKGAFYCIAELPVKNSDDFARWLLESFEHNNKTIMVAPAAGFYSTEGEGLNQVRIAYVLKKEDLIEAVALLKEALKQYQN; this is translated from the coding sequence ATGCCGAAGATTTCACACAAGGGGCTATCTATGCCTGAATCACCTATACGTAAACTCGTACCTTTTGCAGAAGCTGCAGAAGCGAGAGGAGTAACTATACACCAATTAAACATAGGTCAACCCGATATTAAAACCCCTCAAGCCGCTCTTAATGCTGTAAAAGAGGCAGACATTGAAGTTTTATCATACAGTCATTCTGCAGGTTTTTTAAGTTATCGCGAAAAACTAGCAGCCTATTATGGTAAGCAAGGCATAGATGTTACTGCATCAGATATTATTATATCTACCGGCGGCTCTGAAGCTCTTATGTTTGCAATGGGAAGTGTTACAGATCCCGGTGATGAGATCATCATTCCCGAACCTTTTTATGCTAATTATAATGGTTTTGCAACTGCCTCAGGCGTTACCGTAAAGCCCGTAATTTCTTCTTTTGAAAGCGGTTTTGCATTGCCTCCTATTTCAGAATTTGAAAAACAAATCACAGCTAAGACTAAGGCTATTGTTATTTGTAACCCAGGCAACCCTACCGGTTATTTATACAGTCAGGATGAATTAGACCAACTCTCTGAATTAGTTAAAAAACACGACTTGTTTTTAATTGCAGATGAGGTATATAGAGAGTTTGCTTATGATGGCTTAAAACACCACTCGGTTTTGAATCAACGCACTATTGATGAGCATACAATAATGATCGATTCTGTTTCTAAGCGTTTCTCAATGTGCGGTGCGCGAATAGGATGCATCGTGAGTCGCAATAAAACATTGATGGCAACTGCTATGAAGTTTGCTCAGGCACGCTTAAGCCCTCCTACACTTGCCCAGATTGCAAGTGAAGCTGCATTAGACACACCACAATCTTATTTTGATGAAGTGATATCAGAATACGTTGATCGTAGAAATACATTAGTATCCGGTTTAGAAGCAATTCCCGGTGTACGTGTTGCAAACCCTAAGGGTGCATTTTATTGTATCGCAGAATTACCTGTTAAAAACTCAGACGACTTTGCACGCTGGCTTTTAGAATCGTTTGAGCATAATAACAAAACGATAATGGTTGCTCCTGCTGCAGGTTTTTACTCTACCGAAGGTGAAGGACTCAATCAAGTGCGTATTGCTTATGTTCTTAAAAAAGAAGATTTAATTGAAGCTGTTGCTTTGCTAAAAGAAGCGCTAAAACAGTACCAGAATTAA
- a CDS encoding DUF1573 domain-containing protein, protein MRKLVLILAVGLMTMGLQAQEEAKEKKAEIAFESDVIDYGDVAHGADGTREFKFTNTGNAPLVISKAYSTCGCTVPSPPTDPIAPGESNVIKVKYDTNRAPGPIRKTITVYTNASAEPYTLKIKGNLLPAAN, encoded by the coding sequence ATGAGAAAATTAGTTTTAATACTTGCCGTAGGCCTTATGACTATGGGACTTCAGGCACAAGAAGAAGCTAAAGAAAAGAAAGCTGAAATTGCTTTTGAATCAGATGTTATTGATTACGGCGATGTTGCACATGGCGCAGACGGCACTCGTGAATTTAAATTCACAAACACCGGTAATGCTCCACTTGTAATCTCTAAAGCATACTCGACTTGCGGCTGCACAGTACCAAGCCCACCAACAGATCCTATCGCTCCCGGTGAAAGCAATGTAATTAAAGTAAAATACGATACAAATCGTGCTCCAGGACCTATACGTAAAACAATAACTGTTTATACAAATGCATCTGCTGAGCCTTATACTTTAAAGATTAAAGGAAATCTTTTACCAGCTGCAAACTAA